AATGTCGcagcagccagacataagatcaaaggactgttacaagttcctatcttggtaAGGCGAGCTTAGTGTCCTATTGTTAGATAGCCTTGAAATAATCAACAAGtagaataacaaatattatatttactcTTTGAAGTTCCGCCCTAAGTTTACTGCTAAAGAGAGCTTTTAAGATCTTCCACCATGAGAACCTATGGTAACCAAGTGCTTGATATGTTTCATGCTTTGCATCTATATACAATtctaaataaacaatttgaaaatataaaagtatgcAGTTATGTGGGATTTGTTCTGGTTTTAGGTTCATGAATCAGTTAActaaaaggcaaaaaaaaaaaactcttataaatattgattgatgtTTGGTGTATTATTCAGTTATCTGCTAGGTTAATAGCCTATAGATGACCATCATAAATTTGTATACGACAAACATGATGAAACTGTATTTTCATATCATTTTTCTAGCATTTTCAAACTATTTTTGCATAGCTTGGAAAAATGAAATCTCTCATGAGTATTTATGAAAAGCATTGCCAAACAAGAAAGgcatagtacagtattttttgctttaaaaaaaaatcttttcaaaACATACCACCATCAAAGTATTTGCCTGCAACAAAATCCTCTACTCCAAGCTCCTCTAGACCCACTCCAATAAGACGAACGTTGTGCTCGTCAAGCTGGGGTTTAAGAGAACTGAGTTCTCTGGCACCCAGCCTACACAAAGATCATCCAAATCTTCTCATGAAGTGAAAAATGCATGGCTGTGTCTCCCACAACGATCCCATTGTCACGGTCTGAAAAATACAGGGTGTCTATCTTTACGAAGATCAATAGTGTACTTCAATTCAATTGAAAAATAGatgtttgaaaattaaatatactaGTAATAGGTTATGACATCGCTTTATCGTAAGCCAATCAGATGGCTGAGCGGTCAGTGCTCAGGACTCTCGTAGCATTAATTGgtgccattttttttctttattgacCATCATAGTTTCTCATCATTTTCCAAGagggatgttttttttgtaaggCACTATTGGTCATGAAGGATAGcctgtgatttaaaaaaaggataaaataAAGGCCTAACCATGGATAGCTCCATGTGACAttagtccagtcaaaaatcaccctcaccatggtataagaacgtaccctaatcaaatttcatccgtaggttctatgtatataggtaataacatttcttgatgttgcgtcttgcaaaacttgggattttacgagaaaattagacttttatacccaatttataaccgcctcatgtcgtattattgtgtacagcgaatTCGACGAAGCGTGACTAAAATTACGAGACGCCGTTAgcgcccgttgaaaaatgcattaacaaagctaaaaacctacaaaattaatagtttatacaataatttaaatatcgtttacaataaattgtataataaaatacataacatataaagaaaacccaagtataatctcaaatatttacagatatgtgtttaaaaatgtacaaatcaaaatggccttccataaaataaagtgcgccctcactcgtcatacttttatcggacttgtatggATGGTTAAAAAAGGCATTAATTATGAAACACGATGCGGTTTGTTAGTTATTGCCTCTGCAAGaggcagaatattatattttcacaaatatatttctaatttttatcatggaaaaaaagaattgtatatatttaaacacattacaacctccagtataccatcatgatggattaagtgtatatttgtatatctgCTGAAGCGTAATgatctactactactagttttgctggttttatttttagacattctttttttttcacagcattacttgcgtggatatcacaatgcattgcATATTTTGAACTATCATTCGCGATTATGATCTTAATTAGAGTAAGAACCAATCATTTAAGGATAATCCATttcgtgtaggcctatacgaaaGATACTAGGCCCCCTACCTCAAGTAGCCCTACTTTCACTTTCCAACAATTATTAAGAGCGTATCAAAGGGGCTGGTTGGCATTCGTCTGAATcaacatttatcatttttccTTTTCACCCGCCGATGCCCCCACTGCCAATGGGGAGGAGGAGCCGGTTTGATCCTCTCTGAATCCGTCTGGCCTTCACATCGTACCGATGTGTGAAGTTTGAGCCAATAAACGTCATTCATGACGATTCTTTAAGTTCGAAGTCGTCTTCCAGAATTCAAAgcattctaaatttaaagtattttccCGTTTTTCCACCGTTCACATTTcactaaataaaagaaagtgAGAATGTTGGAGTGTGATGTAAGATTCGCGAGAAACGACATACTGTATTACCCAATTCTCCCAATTTTTTAAGACGTGAcgtatattaaatacattctaaTATAAAGTGTTTTGGTTGAGAGTAGTCCTACAATTATTATTGGACATTTTATACACAAAAGTATGTCATAAACGATCGGTTCACCTCCACGGCCTGAAAGTTCTCACTTGGGACAAAAAAGTAAAGTCCAGAAAAAAAGttttatatgcatttatttcaaatattgttatCCGCCGAGTCCGACGCATTTTAATGCatttagaaaatttaaaaagcttgGGAGAACACAGTAGTTTAATTTGTTGGCTTATTCAAATACTTATAAATGACGTTTTAAACCTAAAAGATGTAGGCTATTTTTCCCAAAAGTGAAgatgaacattaattaattaattgtaaaagaaTAACACAGTTATCCGTCAGAAGTCTTCGAACAGAAAGAATCTTCGGTGGCAGGATTACATTTTCTAAAACACGAAATTGTCTCACACATCATACGATATGGATGCCAATAAACAATtcaaagaaaattaaacaaaactaaCAATCACAAGGATTCtttgttgcggataaccaatgagaAAATATTTCAGAGTACTTTATTAATGTAAATCTTTATTATATCGTATATGCGAAATGGACtgtcatttaaaaatgattcttACTCAAATTAATATTGACTATAATCGCGAATAAACaaatgcattgtgatatccaCGCAAGTAATGCTGTGAAAAAAAGAATGTCCAGAATATAACCAGATAACTAGAAGATCATGACGCTATAGCATATACAATACGGCGCTTCACTTAATCCATCATGATGGTAGACTGGAGGTtgtatgtttaaatatatacaattctttttttctatgataaaaactagaaatatatttgtgaaaatataatattctgcctcttgcagaggcaataacgaacaaaccgcatcgggtttcgtaatattaatgccttgtataaccatccatacaagtccgataaaagtatgacgagtgagggcgcactttattttatggaaggccattttgatttgtacatttttaaacacatatctgtaaatatttgagATTATACTTGAGTTTtctttatatgttatgtattttattatacaatttattgtaaactatatttaaattattgtataaactattaattttgtaggtttttagctttgttaatgcatttttcaacgggcgcaaacggcgtctcgtaatttcagtcacgcttcgtcgcattcgctgtacacaataatacgacatgaggtagttataaattgggtataaaagtctaattttctcgtaaaatcccaagttttgcaagacgcaacatcaagaaatgttattacctatatacatagaacctacggatgaaattttattagggtacgttcttataccatggtgagggtgatttttgactggactacATGGCCTGTGTAAATAAAACTCTAGCTAGACCACTGATGCTGTACAGTGTTTATAATATTACTATAGTACTCTTATAGTAGACAGATAGTACTATTTCTACTACTCTGTTATaacaatacagtattaacaatcaacaatttcaaattgcgcaaaacATCCAATCACAGCTCGCAGGAAATCCGGTCTAGCTAGCCCAGCTGCCCTTCCTAGTAGTAGCTAGCTCTGGTTATAGTAtggtttcgatccaagtcggccctaaaccgtctcggccaaagtcaagtcggccccaagtcaagtcggcctcaagtcaactcggcctcaagtcaactcggcctcaagtcaactcggcctcacgtcaactcggccaaaaaataatcggtcaactcggccccgttaaagtatggaacgcaaaaagtgcaaatgaaggggattgataaaataatatttcttcttttttaactatgaataattctgacttttaattaatattattatttagacaataatatatttagcaaaaaaaaataggaatgatttcaccaactttcctttaattatttacgtttaataaaatttcttAGCTGAGCCTCCCTGCGCGTTTgccagctttttcgatatctacaactgctacgtgttttcgctgaccgggggattccccttttttttaaaacgcaaatcatgcacaaaaacgatgtacgatcattttttctatggccaaatggtggaacgtaggcctccgtcttcgatttccTTAAATacggtacctgcacgtgttttttggtaacacgcgggtacttctattcatatcgacaatgagttcatttttttataagaCACACAAGTCACAAGTCACAAATCAGTTTATTTGAtccaaaagaaacaaaaatacaaagcaaaaaatatacaaaaggacCAGGGCGACTTCCATTAAGGCCAAAAGCCGCATGCATGGAAGCCACccgaacattttaaataatatataattctcatgtatataatataattaaaaaattaacaaatcataacattaacaaaatcaTATCAGAACAGCTACAACCCATCTCTATTACATATATAACAATTTTGGATATAACATACATCATcatattctgaaataaaattattttttaaatatgtagaaAAACCTTTCAAAGAATGTGTACCTTTTCAGTAATcaaatttacagtattgttaattaataaatatatgatattatattttttatttcttcatttttttaaaacgtggatagtaagaatcgtaataatattaagcactttttgcgttccatactttattgtggccgagttgaccgattagtttttggccgagttgacgtgaggccgagttgacttgaggccgagttgacttgaggccgagttgacttggggccgacttgacgtgggccgacttgactttggccgagacggtttggggccgacttgacctgcaccctatagtattagtagtaggaAGGCCTACTCTaacaaggcctagctagctaactaagctaggcctagtatagttCTTTCGACTGCTGCTTGCTTTCTTTTAGATTATTAATTACATACCTCTTTTGTAGATACACTTTTCAGAAGGTTACTAGCAACCTTTGACAGATCCATTGTGACCTCTAATACGTCAATATGACACACACAATTAAGTTTTATTCTCTCTCTCTAATAATGATGAAGGAAATTCTTCTCAAGTTACATAACCCCGTTTTGGTCATGTGCTGTAAAACACAATCCGCCGCTTATCATGCGCTTATCACGCATGAATGCACAATCTTGTCAACCAATCGATCGAGGTCAGTAATATTGCGCCCCCTAAATATCAACTACCGAAACTCTCTTTGCTGcgcgttttattttattttttgaacatttctggtatttatgactTTTGACtgtaattcactgtcagatattaacatacgaaaagatattaacattcagtgacttatttctattttatatcactgtgctccactggctccaaacagtcctggctccaaattgggtccacttgagcagtgtattaacatacgaaaagatttAAAATTCAGTAACTTAATTCTATTTTGTAtaactgtgctcccctggcgccaaattgggtccacttgagcacagtgtattattaacatacgaaaagattttaaaattcaGTAACTTATTTCTATCTTATATAATGTGCTCccctggcgccaaattgggtccacttgagcacagtgtattaacatacgaaaagatagtAAATTTAGTGTCTAgctatttctattttatatcactgtccTCCACCGGTGCTAAAATTGGTCCACTGgaccagttaccgtagtactttctatttcggaagtaaataaaggcatataTACGATTGGagcattttctttttattgctTTATGTTATGTTTGACACTGATTCATcttattaacaattttataaaagatGAGACAAAAAAGGATCAACAAGGATTAAAAGAACACTTAGAAAATATGAGATGTTGTTATAAATTAGCAGTCTACAAAGGAGAAATTATTGGGTCTGTGTGCATATAACCGAAATGAATTAAGTCAAAGCCGCTTGTTGCGGAGTTGAAGCGATTCACGTGAAGAAGAAAGCTAAAGGTATGGGTGTCGGCAAGAAGCTTTTGGAAATCGCACTGGCAAGAAATACAGGTTTAAACACGTTGCGTTAAACGACAACTGAATTGAATTATGAAGCCAGACAACTGTACAAGAAGTATGGCTTCAAGGAAGAAGCGTTTCAttcaagtaacatttttacaatttataggCTAACTTTGCCATTCTAGATTTTTCTTACAACAGAACAAATGATATTGGagatgtagcttggtggttaatccgaaggtccagggttcaatcctgacctactgTAGCACCAACAACTCGCATCTCTTTAACTCCACTCCCTCAAATGAGGCATAATTTTTAAGCATGATactttataaaatagtttatccatccttgGCGAgctactcgctgttggatgcgtattaaataaaaaaaaaaaaaataaataaataaatggcgcaccgtagaagtagagaatgctcgatcgtcgaaatgacgcttTAAATACAGTACCGTACCTCTGTATTTTTGATgttgtaaattttatgtttagcgccctctattttcAGAAAATTGGgaacaaataaatatagaatAGGTTTATTACATAgagaggcctaggctagaacaATATTAAGATGCCAATGTCTCGACCAATTTGGAAATTTGACTAATTCAGCGCCTTGTTTACGTAACATCAAAAACATGAgaaattcttatttttattaagaAATGACATTTCAAAACTTTCATCCTATGTCATTCCATTCAACCGCAAGAAGAAGGAGAAGTATCACACGCTCTTTAAAACCGTCACCTACAGacagagtaggcctacctacacaTCTCTATCCACCACCGGGTATCCACTGGTAAG
This genomic stretch from Antedon mediterranea chromosome 11, ecAntMedi1.1, whole genome shotgun sequence harbors:
- the LOC140062721 gene encoding prostamide/prostaglandin F synthase-like isoform X1, whose translation is MDLSKVASNLLKSVSTKETVTMGSLWETQPCIFHFMRRFGUSLCRLGARELSSLKPQLDEHNVRLIGVGLEELGVEDFVAGKYFDGELYIDAKHETYQALGYHRFSWWKILKALFSSKLRAELQRAKEEKIEGDVKGEKLQIGGTLIVSAKGEKVLLDFKQSGPGDHVALQVILDALDIKGKPPVQPSDEGDQPACEGGDCFPEGASGTEKKEAKVECSEDVCAL
- the LOC140062721 gene encoding prostamide/prostaglandin F synthase-like isoform X2, producing MGSLWETQPCIFHFMRRFGUSLCRLGARELSSLKPQLDEHNVRLIGVGLEELGVEDFVAGKYFDGELYIDAKHETYQALGYHRFSWWKILKALFSSKLRAELQRAKEEKIEGDVKGEKLQIGGTLIVSAKGEKVLLDFKQSGPGDHVALQVILDALDIKGKPPVQPSDEGDQPACEGGDCFPEGASGTEKKEAKVECSEDVCAL